From the Oncorhynchus keta strain PuntledgeMale-10-30-2019 unplaced genomic scaffold, Oket_V2 Un_contig_4570_pilon_pilon, whole genome shotgun sequence genome, one window contains:
- the LOC127924810 gene encoding sialoadhesin isoform X2: MSLRTAGSVLGVFVWSVAVVLGQNGWSVTYTTQSICVLKGSTVELTCSYSYPSGKVTTTLWFTEWGTGVEPKDLGQDPEYKGRLVYHGDKKKDCNLKIRDLREKDSATYKFRFITDQTEGKYYGDPGVTLSVTALQVKVTYSSWKKSVTITCITTCTLTDNPTYIWYKNGQNVQGVSSPMYSISSEDADSYFCAVKGHKDLSSPTVYKPKTSVSVSPSGGIVEGSSVTLTCSSDANPPVQSYTWWYKKNGGDNQSMTGPQHVFNQIQSSDTGEYYCVSQNEMGTDRSRTINMDVKYDPRNTSVSVSPSGEIVEGSSVTLTCSSDANPPVDKYTWYKKNVTSPKASGQRYSITNIISEDRGEYYCEAENKYGRLNSSSVSVDVQYGPKKTSVSVSPSGEIVEGSSYKL, translated from the exons ATGTCCTTGAGAACAGCAGGAAGTGTGTTGGGGGTCTTTGTCTGGTCTGTAGCAG TTGTATTGGGGCAGAATGGCTGGAGTGTTACATACACCACTCAGAGTATCTGTGTCTTGAAGGGGTCAACAGTGGAGTTGACCTGTTCTTATTCATATCCCAGTGGTAAAGTCACAACAACCCTCTGGTTCACTGAATGGGGGACTGGTGTAGAACCTAAAGATCTAGGTCAGGACCCAGAGTATAAAGGTCGTCTGGTGTATCATGGGGATAAGAAGAAAGACTGCAACCTGAAAATCAGGGACCTGAGAGAGAAAGACTCAGCTACGTACAAATTCAGATTCATAACAGATCAGACCGAAGGGAAATATTATggagatcctggagtcactctgtctgttacag CTCTGCAGGTGAAGGTGACTTATTCAAGTTGGAAAAAATCTGTGACAATTACCTGTATCACCACCTGTACTCTGACTGACAACCCCACCTACATCTGGTACAAGAACGGACAGAATGTACAAGGTGTCTCCTCCCCCATGTACTCCATCAGCAGTGAGGATGCAGACAGCTACTTCTGTGCTGTAAAAGGACACAAGGATCTCAGCTCTCCTACAGTGT ATAAACCAAAGACCTCAgtgtcagtcagtccctctggTGGAATAGTGGAGGGCAGTTCAGTGACTCTGACCTGCAGCAGTGATGCCAACCCACCTGTCCAGAGTTACACCTGGTGGTACAAGAAGAATGGAGGTGACAATCAGAGTATGACAGGACCACAGCATGTCTTCAACCAAATCCAGTCATCTGACACTGGAGAGTACTACTGTGTGTCCCAGAATGAGATGGGGACAGACAGGTCTAGGACCATTAACATGGATGTGAAGT ATGACCCAAGGAACACCTCAgtgtcagtcagtccctctggTGAAATAGTGGAGGGCAGTTCAGTGACTCTGACCTGCAGCAGTGATGCCAACCCACCTGTGGACAAATACACCTGGTACAAGAAGAACGTAACCTCCCCAAAAGCATCAGGACAGAGGTACAGCATCACTAACATCATCTCTGAGGACAGAGGAGAATATTACTGTGAGGCTGAGAATAAATATGGACGTCTTAACTCTTCTTCTGTGTCTGTGGACGTTCAGT ACGGCCCAAAGAAAACCTCAgtgtcagtcagtccctctggTGAAATAGTGGAGGGCAGTTCATATAAACTTTGA
- the LOC127924810 gene encoding sialoadhesin isoform X1 encodes MSLRTAGSVLGVFVWSVAVVLGQNGWSVTYTTQSICVLKGSTVELTCSYSYPSGKVTTTLWFTEWGTGVEPKDLGQDPEYKGRLVYHGDKKKDCNLKIRDLREKDSATYKFRFITDQTEGKYYGDPGVTLSVTGTVTFYILVILESLCYRYSNILYTGDPGVTLSVTALQVKVTYSSWKKSVTITCITTCTLTDNPTYIWYKNGQNVQGVSSPMYSISSEDADSYFCAVKGHKDLSSPTVYKPKTSVSVSPSGGIVEGSSVTLTCSSDANPPVQSYTWWYKKNGGDNQSMTGPQHVFNQIQSSDTGEYYCVSQNEMGTDRSRTINMDVKYDPRNTSVSVSPSGEIVEGSSVTLTCSSDANPPVDKYTWYKKNVTSPKASGQRYSITNIISEDRGEYYCEAENKYGRLNSSSVSVDVQYGPKKTSVSVSPSGEIVEGSSYKL; translated from the exons ATGTCCTTGAGAACAGCAGGAAGTGTGTTGGGGGTCTTTGTCTGGTCTGTAGCAG TTGTATTGGGGCAGAATGGCTGGAGTGTTACATACACCACTCAGAGTATCTGTGTCTTGAAGGGGTCAACAGTGGAGTTGACCTGTTCTTATTCATATCCCAGTGGTAAAGTCACAACAACCCTCTGGTTCACTGAATGGGGGACTGGTGTAGAACCTAAAGATCTAGGTCAGGACCCAGAGTATAAAGGTCGTCTGGTGTATCATGGGGATAAGAAGAAAGACTGCAACCTGAAAATCAGGGACCTGAGAGAGAAAGACTCAGCTACGTACAAATTCAGATTCATAACAGATCAGACCGAAGGGAAATATTATggagatcctggagtcactctgtctgttacaggtacagttacattctatatacttgtgatcctggagtcactctgttacaggtacagtaacattctatatactggtgatcctggagtcactctgtctgttacag CTCTGCAGGTGAAGGTGACTTATTCAAGTTGGAAAAAATCTGTGACAATTACCTGTATCACCACCTGTACTCTGACTGACAACCCCACCTACATCTGGTACAAGAACGGACAGAATGTACAAGGTGTCTCCTCCCCCATGTACTCCATCAGCAGTGAGGATGCAGACAGCTACTTCTGTGCTGTAAAAGGACACAAGGATCTCAGCTCTCCTACAGTGT ATAAACCAAAGACCTCAgtgtcagtcagtccctctggTGGAATAGTGGAGGGCAGTTCAGTGACTCTGACCTGCAGCAGTGATGCCAACCCACCTGTCCAGAGTTACACCTGGTGGTACAAGAAGAATGGAGGTGACAATCAGAGTATGACAGGACCACAGCATGTCTTCAACCAAATCCAGTCATCTGACACTGGAGAGTACTACTGTGTGTCCCAGAATGAGATGGGGACAGACAGGTCTAGGACCATTAACATGGATGTGAAGT ATGACCCAAGGAACACCTCAgtgtcagtcagtccctctggTGAAATAGTGGAGGGCAGTTCAGTGACTCTGACCTGCAGCAGTGATGCCAACCCACCTGTGGACAAATACACCTGGTACAAGAAGAACGTAACCTCCCCAAAAGCATCAGGACAGAGGTACAGCATCACTAACATCATCTCTGAGGACAGAGGAGAATATTACTGTGAGGCTGAGAATAAATATGGACGTCTTAACTCTTCTTCTGTGTCTGTGGACGTTCAGT ACGGCCCAAAGAAAACCTCAgtgtcagtcagtccctctggTGAAATAGTGGAGGGCAGTTCATATAAACTTTGA